The Corynebacterium callunae DSM 20147 genomic sequence GGTGACATATGGATTACCATCATGATCTCCACCAATCCAGGAACCTGGCTTGATTACAGCCTTCGCCGGAATGACCTTGCCATAACGTGAACGCAATTCCAAAACCACATCACGGTTAATACGTGGGATTTCTTCCAACAAGCTGAGCTTGTAATAACGCAAGCCCACCTCAATTTCATCTTCAATGCGAGGACGTGCCACACGAATCAACGCGGTCTGCCACAACACCGAGATACGACGATGAATATTCTTTTCAATCGCATCAAGCTTTGCCTGGGTACGTGCATTTTTTGGAGCAGCCAAAAGCAGCTGACGTTCCTGCATATATGCAGTGATCCACTTCTGAGCATCAAAAACTGTGCGACGGCGAGTTTCCGTGGGGTGCGCGGTAAGAACAGGCGCAACCTGGGCATTGCGTAAGACATCGGAAACATCCGAGGCCTTAACTTCTGCCTCATCCAATTTCAGCCAGGTTGATTCCAAGGTGCTCTCAGGTGGGGTTTCACCAGAATCAAGAGCTTGCTCTCGAGCCTCCGCATCATGGAGATCCTCTGCCAAGTTAGCCAGCAGCGCAAAGTGAGTAAAGGCGCGGGCAACTGGGGTAGCTTTTTCAGGGTCGATTCCCTTAAACACCTCTACTAGGGTGTCCATTTCCAGATTTCCCTTGGCAATTTGGAAAGAGGTTTGGCGAGCGCGCTCAACCAACTCATAAACTTCCGAGCCTTCTTGCTCGGAAATTACCTTTCCTAGGATGCGCCCGAGAAAGCGGATATCGTCTCGCAAAAGATCATTCACTGTACTTTTTACTCCTCGAAGAGTGTCTTGCAATGATGTCCTGAAAGCGCTTAAGAAGATGCGCTTAAAATAAAACAGTCGTCCAGCACTATAAAAGAGATACTGGGCGACTGTTGAGGTTTGAAGAAGCTCGAAAACCTTAGTTAAACGAGCACTCAAAGTGGCCGGGCACCTGGAGGTGTGCTTTTAAGAGCACTAAAACCTGGCAGCGATACCTAGCCGTGCCGAGCCAATTAAGGCTCAGCGTTGTTAAAGCTAGGTTTAGGCTACGGTTGCAGCATTGGCTGCCAGCTTGGCGAAAGCTTCACCATCGAGGGAAGCGCCACCTACAAGACAGCCATCAACGTCAGGCTGTCCGACGATCTCTGCAACGGTTTCTGCCTTTACGGAGCCGCCATAAAGGATGCGCAGACCGGAAGCGATGTCCTCGCCTGCCAGCTCAACGATAAGTCCGCGAATAGCTGCGCAAACTTCCTGAGCGTCAGCTGCAGATGCAACCTTTCCGGTGCCGATTGCCCACACTGGCTCATAAGCAATAACAGTGTTGGACAGTTCCTCAGCGCTAAGACCAGCCAAAGAAGCGCGGGTCTGCTCTACGACGTAATCAACGTGGGTGCCAGCTTCGCGGATTTCCAGTGGCTCGCCAACGCAGACGATTGGGCTAATGCCCTTGCTCAGAGCTGCCTTTGCCTTAGCAGCAACCAACTCATCAGATTCGTTGTGGTACTCACGACGCTCGGAGTGACCCACCACTACCCAAGAGCAATTTAGCTTTGCCAACATGGAAGCAGAAACTTCGCCGGTGTATGCGCCAGACTCGTGCTCGGAAACATCCTGAGCACCGAAGGTAACTTCCAATTTGTCGCCTTCAACCAAGGTCTGCACGGAGCGGATGTCGGTGAAAGGAACGGTAAGTGCGACGTCAACCTTCTCGTAGTATTCCTTTGGCAATGCAAAAGCGAGCTTCTGAACAGTACCAATGGCCTGCTGGTGATCGAGGTTCATCTTCCAGTTGCCGACGATAAGTGGCTTACGTGCCATGTGTGACACACCTTTCTAATGGGTAGTGCGTGGGGTGCAAGAATCTGCAAAGAATTGTTGTCTCAGTGCGCCTTGAGTCTTCGTGTTGTTTTCGAAAAGTCCAAGGCGCTTAATTGAAACTCAATTGTGAGTCCTGTGAGACGGTGACCTACTGCCCTATTGGTTTAGGGGCAAGCAGGTTGTCAACCAGTTTTAGCTGGCGAGAATTGCAACGCCTGGGAGTTCCTTGCCCTCAAGGTACTCCAGGGAAGCGCCACCACCGGTGGAGATGTGGGAGAAGCCGTCTTCGTTGAGGCCCAATACGCGAACGGAAGCTGCAGAGTCGCCACCGCCGACGACAGAGAATGCGCCGTTGTTTGCAGTTGCGTCAATGATTGCCTGAGCTAGGCCGCGGGTGCCCTCAGCGAATGCTTCGAACTCGAAGACGCCCATTGGACCATTCCAGAAAATGGTCTTTGCGGAAGCGAGAACCTCTGCAAACTTCTTGACGGACTCTGGTCCGATGTCAAGAGACATCCAGCCCTCTGGGATGGAATCGAGATCAACGATCTTCTTCTCTGCATCCTTGTTGAACTCGGAGGCTGCAACGAGGTCTACTGGCAATTCAATCTTGTCGCCAAAGCGCTCAAGAAGGTCAGAGCAGGTCTCCTTCATCTCTTCCTGCAACAGGGACTGCTGAACATTGTGGCCCTGAGCAGCGAGGAAGGTGTAGCACATGCCGCCACCGATAACGATCTTGTCTGCCTTTGCAGCAAGCGCCTCGATAACACCAATCTTGTCGGAGACCTTAGATCCACCGAGTACCACTACGTATGGAGCCTCTGGAGCATCTCCCACCTTTTGCAGGACGGAAATCTCAGTTTCAACAAGGCCACCTGCATAGTGAGGAAGACGCTTTGCAATGTCATAAACAGAAGCCTGAGCGCGGTGAACAACACCAAAACCATCAGAAACAAATGCGCCATTGTCAGCTGCAAGTGCTGCAAGCTGATCTGCGAACTCGCCACGCTCTGCTTCATCCTTAGAGGTTTCGCGAGGATCAAAACGAACGTTTTCCAGCAGCAAAATATCGCCCTCGGTTAGGCCATTTGCACGCTCGTGAGCATCTTCGCCGACAACGTCAGCTGCAAGTGCTACATACTGGCCAAGTTCCTCGGAGAGAGCTTCGGCAACAGGTGCAAGAGAGTACTTCTCGTTGACTTCACCCTTTGGGCGACCAAGGTGAGCCATAACGATGACCTTTGCGCCAGCTTCGCTGAGTGCCTTCAAAGTTGGAAGTGAGGCGATGATGCGGCCCTTGTCGGTGATCTCGCGGTCATCGTTGAGTGGAACATTGAAGTCGGATCGAACGATAACGTGGCGTCCGTCGACGCCTTCGTCGAGCAGGTCCTTGAGGGTCTTAACAGCCATGCCGTACTCCTTGGAGTTAGAAAGAGAAAGTTTGTATGTGCCAGCACTGTGAACAACATTGCATAGGCATTTGCCTAAAACTTTGAGAGTTACTCACTGTGATGCTGGACCGTATTCAATTGTATTGATTTAGAACAGAAATAGCCCGGAGTGCGCCGAGGCACACCCCGGGCTATTGGGATGTCACATCACCTGAATATGAAATTCAGGGCTTTGACGTGATCTTTTTTAGAGCTTGGAAGCTACGTGCTCGGTCAGGCGGAGCAACTGGCAGGTGTAACCCCACTCGTTGTCGTACCAAGAAACAACCTTGACGGTGTTGCCGGAGACTTTGGTCAGGCCAGCGTCAAAGATGGAGCCGTGGGAATCGGTGATGATGTCGGTGGAAACCAGTGGCTCTTCGGAGTAAGCCAGGGTGTCGCCGAACTCGCCGGTAGCAGCTTCCTTGATAGCAGCGTTAACTGCCTCAACGGTGACCTCAGACTTGGTGGTGAAGGTCAAGT encodes the following:
- the tpiA gene encoding triose-phosphate isomerase, translated to MARKPLIVGNWKMNLDHQQAIGTVQKLAFALPKEYYEKVDVALTVPFTDIRSVQTLVEGDKLEVTFGAQDVSEHESGAYTGEVSASMLAKLNCSWVVVGHSERREYHNESDELVAAKAKAALSKGISPIVCVGEPLEIREAGTHVDYVVEQTRASLAGLSAEELSNTVIAYEPVWAIGTGKVASAADAQEVCAAIRGLIVELAGEDIASGLRILYGGSVKAETVAEIVGQPDVDGCLVGGASLDGEAFAKLAANAATVA
- the pgk gene encoding phosphoglycerate kinase, which gives rise to MAVKTLKDLLDEGVDGRHVIVRSDFNVPLNDDREITDKGRIIASLPTLKALSEAGAKVIVMAHLGRPKGEVNEKYSLAPVAEALSEELGQYVALAADVVGEDAHERANGLTEGDILLLENVRFDPRETSKDEAERGEFADQLAALAADNGAFVSDGFGVVHRAQASVYDIAKRLPHYAGGLVETEISVLQKVGDAPEAPYVVVLGGSKVSDKIGVIEALAAKADKIVIGGGMCYTFLAAQGHNVQQSLLQEEMKETCSDLLERFGDKIELPVDLVAASEFNKDAEKKIVDLDSIPEGWMSLDIGPESVKKFAEVLASAKTIFWNGPMGVFEFEAFAEGTRGLAQAIIDATANNGAFSVVGGGDSAASVRVLGLNEDGFSHISTGGGASLEYLEGKELPGVAILAS